One genomic window of Quercus robur chromosome 6, dhQueRobu3.1, whole genome shotgun sequence includes the following:
- the LOC126688608 gene encoding polyubiquitin 11-like, translating into MGTRRNPNRWFPSSSSNSNSTAASTSTQEEISLYLKIKKTVGLKFKRYGKISELKAFLREKEGISESHQQLFFSGNQLKDDQRLLDYGIQQGSTLHLVSQDLAGMKIYVRLPSDQRTIVVEVRTCDTIQNIKSIIQAKEGIPSDRYTLIYDGKLLEDNGILASLNISNESTLHLVFNPKDAIQIYVGVGTEEIVKLEVKLLFTIHDVKAIIGGMIGVPVNDWDLVYAGNKLTGCKTLASCGIKDGTVLSMFPAMIQIFVKTWSGKTITLYVQHHYTIRNVKDRIFRKLRIRCDFQNILFAGKMLEDNRDLASYGVQMHSTLSMVFSPSQTIIPMRIDCIVNPIQRFTTICNLKAMIEKKRRFPVKEIFFHEEALQDHRSLADYGINSDSIVRVVTYKSKV; encoded by the coding sequence ATAAGTTTATACTTGAAGATCAAAAAGACAGTGGGCTTAAAGTTTAAACGGTATGGGAAAATTAGTGAACTCAAAGCATTTTTACGTGAGAAGGAAGGCATTTCTGAGAGTCATCAGCAGCTCTTTTTTTCTGGTAATCAGCTCAAGGATGACCAAAGGTTGCTGGATTATGGTATACAGCAGGGCTCCACTCTCCACCTTGTTAGCCAGGATTTAGCTGGAATGAAGATATATGTTAGATTACCATCAGATCAGAGAACCATTGTAGTTGAAGTGAGGACTTGTGATACTATCCAAAACATCAAATCAATCATTCAAGCCAAGGAGGGGATTCCGTCAGATCGGTACACTCTTATTTATGATGGAAAACTACTTGAAGATAATGGGATTCTAGCCTCACTCAATATTTCAAATGAGTCAACCCTTCATTTGGTTTTCAATCCAAAAGATGCCATACAAATTTATGTGGGAGTAGGGACTGAAGAGATTGTGAAACTGGAAGTTAAACTTTTGTTTACCATTCATGATGTCAAAGCAATAATTGGGGGCATGATAGGTGTCCCGGTGAATGATTGGGATCTGGTCTATGCTGGGAATAAACTTACGGGTTGCAAAACCTTGGCTTCTTGTGGCATTAAAGATGGAACTGTCTTATCGATGTTTCCTGCCATGATCCAGATATTTGTCAAGACATGGAGTGGGAAGACCATTACTCTTTATGTACAACATCATTATACCATCAGGAATGTCAAAGACAGGATTTTTCGGAAACTGAGGATTCGTTGTGATTTTCAGAATATTTTATTTGCTGGAAAAATGCTTGAGGATAACCGTGATCTAGCTAGTTATGGTGTCCAGATGCATTCCACTCTTAGTATGGTTTTTTCACCTTCACAAACAATCATTCCAATGCGAATAGATTGCATTGTGAACCCAATTCAGAGATTTACCACCATTTGCAATTTGAAGGCTATGATTGAGAAGAAAAGGCGATTTCCAGTGAAGGAAATATTCTTTCATGAAGAAGCGCTGCAGGATCACCGTTCACTGGCAGATTACGGGATTAACAGTGATTCAATTGTAAGGGTTGTCACATACAAAAGTAAAGTTTAA